A region of the Candidatus Hydrogenedentota bacterium genome:
ATGGAAGCGCTGCTTGGCGAGACCCCGCAGAACTTCAAAGAGGGCGAAGTGGTCCGGGGCCGTGTGGTTGAAGTGACGGATGACCGGGTCCTTGTGGACATCGGCTACAAGAGCGAGGGGATTGTCCCGGACACCGAGTTCTCGGCGCAGGACAACATCCAGGTCGGCGACGAGTACGACTTCTACATTGACGACCCGGAAAACGAGACGGGCATGCCGGTGCTGTCAAAGATCAAGGCGGACCGGATCAAGAACTGGGAGCACGTCCAGAAGATTTACGACGAGGACGGCGTGATTGAGGGCGTGATTGCCCGCCGCGTGAAGGGCGGCCTGAAGGTGGACATCGGCATTGACGCGTTCATGCCGGCGAGCCAGTTGACCTTCCGCCCGACGGGCGACCTGGACCGCTACATCGGCGAGAAGATGGAGTTCAAGATCATCAAGCTGACGCGCCGCCGCCGGAACGTGGTGGTGAGCCGCCGGAAACTGCTCGAGGAGCAGCGCGCCGGCGAGAAGAAGCGGCTGCTTGAGACCATCACCGAGGGCGCGGTCATCATCGGCGAGGTGAAGAACATCACGGATTTCGGCGCGTTTGTGGACGTGGGCGGCATAGACGGCCTGCTCCATGTGACGGACATGAGCTGGGGCCGCGTGAAGCACCCGTCGCAGGTGGTTCAGGTTGGCCAGCAGATCGAGGTGAAGGTGCTCAGCTTCGACCCGAAGACCGAGCGCATCAGCCTGGGCCTGAAGCAGAAGAGCGAGAACCCGTGGTTCACCGCCGAGGAGCGCTACCCGGTCGGCTCGGTGGTGCGCGGCCGCGTGGTGAGCATGACGGACTACGGCGCGTTCGTCCAGATCGAGGACGGCGTCGAGGGCATGGTCCACGTCAGCGAGATGAGCTGGACCCGTCGCGTGCGGCACCCCAACGAGGTGCTGCAACTGGACCAGGAAGTGGACGTGATGGTCCTGAGCGTGGACGGCAAGGACGAGAAGATCGCCCTGGGCATCAAGCAGACCCAGCCGAACCCGTGGAAGCAGCTCTCGGAGCGCTACCCCATCGGTTCGACGGTGCGCGGCACGGTGCGGAACCTGACCGAGTACGGCGCGTTCGTGCAGCTTGACGACGGGATTGACGCGCTGCTGCACGTGAGCGACCTGTCCTGGACGAAGAAGGTGACGAACCCGGCCGAGGTCCTTGAGAAGGGCCAGGAGGTCGAGGTCCAGGTGCTGAACATAGACCCCGAGAACGAGAAGATCAGCGTGGGCCTCAAGCAGTTGCTTGACGACCCGTGGCTCGAGGTGATCAAGGACCTGCCCATGGGCGCCCATGTCGAGGTCGAGATCGCGAAGCTGGTGAGCTTCGGCGCGTTCGCGCGGCTGGGCAACGGCATCGAGGGGCTGATCCACGTCAGCGAGCTCTCGTCCGACCGGGTTCAGAAGCCCGAGGACGTGCTGAAGATCGGGGACAAGGTGACGGCGAAGGTCATCAACATCAGCCCGGTGGACCGCAAGATTGGCCTGAGCATCCGCGAGTACGAGCGCGACCTCGAGCAGCAGAACATGGCCGACCACGGCCAGAGTTCCGGCTCCTCCCGTGTGGTGGACGTGGACGCGGCCATGCGCGGCGCGGTCCCGGCGAGCATGATACAGGCCGGGCGCAGCCTCGAGGATGTCGCGCACGAGTTGATGGTCGCCGTGAGCCGCGTGGAGGCGGCCCGCGCCGCCGAGCGCGCCGACGAGAAGGCCGCCGCCGAGGCGGAGGCCGCCGAATCCGCGGAGGAACCCGTGTCAGGTGTAACCGAGCCGCCCGCGGACGACGCCGCGCGCGGCGGGGAGCCGGGCGAATAGCCCGCCCCTCCGGGTATCAAGGCAGTTTGCAACGCGGGCGCCGTTCCGAAACGCGCGCCCGCGTTTTCTCATTCAGTGCGCACATAGGTCCCCGCGGCGCCGGCCATCCGGCCCCGGAACATGGAGAGCAGACATGACAGCGGCAAAGAAAGCCCGGAAGCACAAAATGGCGGGCGCCCCGATGACCGGCGCGGACATGGTCATCCAGGTGCTGGCCGACGAGGGCGTGGACACCATTTTCGGATACAGCGGCGGGGCCATCCTGCCGACCTACGACGCCGTGTTCCGCTGGAACCGGAACCACCCGGACCAGGAGATCAAACTGATCGTCCCCGCGAACGAGCAGGGCGCGGGGTTCATGGCGGCGGGCTATTCGCGGGCCAGCGGGCGCGTGGGCGTCTCCCTGGTCACCTCGGGGCCCGCGGCCACAAACAGCGTCACGCCCGTGCGGGACTGCATGGCGGACTCGATCCCGATGGTGCTGATCTGCGGCCAGGTGGCCCGCGCGGCCATCGGCACGGACGCCTTCCAGGAGGCGCCGGTCTACAGCATCATGAGCTCCTGCGCGAAACACGTCTTCCTTGTCAAGGACGAGTCGGAGATCGAGGAGACGATCCGGACCGCGTTCCACATCGCCCGGAGCGGGCGGCCCGGCCCGGTGGTGGTTGACCTGCCCAAGGACGTGCAGAACTACCAGGGGACATTCAAGGGCGAGGGGATGCTGGCGCTGCCGGGCTACGAGCAGCGGGTGGATCGGATCAGCCGCGCGGTGATGCCCAAGGAGACGGCGAAGGCCTTCCTGAAGCTCCTGCGCCAGTCGAAGCGCCCCCTGCTCTACGTGGGCGGCGGGGTGGTTCTGGGCGAGGCGGCCACCGCGCTGCGCCGTTTCATGAAGAAGTTTGAAATCCCCGCCGTGACCACGCTGATGGGCATCGGGGCGGTGGACACGACGGACGACCTGTGCCTGCACATGCTGGGCATGCACGGGACGGCCTACGCGAACTACGCGGTGGACGACTGCGACCTGCTGATCACGGTCGGGGCGCGGTTTGACGACCGTGTGGCGGGGGTGCCCCGCGAGTTCGCCAAGAACGCCGTCATCGCGCACATAGACATAGACGCCGCCGAGATAGGCAAGGTGAAATCCGCGGACTGGCGCCATGTCGGCGACGCCGCCCCCGCCCTCGACGCGCTGACGGCCGCGGGCAAGGACTTCAAGCCCGCCCACGCCGAATGGCTGAAATATCTCCGCGCGCTGAAACAGCGCCACGCCCAGAACTACAACCG
Encoded here:
- the ilvB gene encoding biosynthetic-type acetolactate synthase large subunit, whose amino-acid sequence is MTGADMVIQVLADEGVDTIFGYSGGAILPTYDAVFRWNRNHPDQEIKLIVPANEQGAGFMAAGYSRASGRVGVSLVTSGPAATNSVTPVRDCMADSIPMVLICGQVARAAIGTDAFQEAPVYSIMSSCAKHVFLVKDESEIEETIRTAFHIARSGRPGPVVVDLPKDVQNYQGTFKGEGMLALPGYEQRVDRISRAVMPKETAKAFLKLLRQSKRPLLYVGGGVVLGEAATALRRFMKKFEIPAVTTLMGIGAVDTTDDLCLHMLGMHGTAYANYAVDDCDLLITVGARFDDRVAGVPREFAKNAVIAHIDIDAAEIGKVKSADWRHVGDAAPALDALTAAGKDFKPAHAEWLKYLRALKQRHAQNYNRDSEVVQPQAVLDLLNQITKGEAIISTGVGQHQMFAAQFMDFKEPRTWLTSGSMGTMGFGLPAAIGAQFARPDKLVIDVDGDGSIRMNLGEMETCTTYNLPVKILLLNNLGDGMVVQWQSLYFDGRFSGTDKSLHQKDFVKAAEADGFKFARRVSKYEELKQALEEFVSFDGPAFLEVMTDKLAFVYPMVGPGMAYREMLTGPFIKSRQAGPSEGTLDTSDSF
- a CDS encoding 30S ribosomal protein S1; amino-acid sequence: MEALLGETPQNFKEGEVVRGRVVEVTDDRVLVDIGYKSEGIVPDTEFSAQDNIQVGDEYDFYIDDPENETGMPVLSKIKADRIKNWEHVQKIYDEDGVIEGVIARRVKGGLKVDIGIDAFMPASQLTFRPTGDLDRYIGEKMEFKIIKLTRRRRNVVVSRRKLLEEQRAGEKKRLLETITEGAVIIGEVKNITDFGAFVDVGGIDGLLHVTDMSWGRVKHPSQVVQVGQQIEVKVLSFDPKTERISLGLKQKSENPWFTAEERYPVGSVVRGRVVSMTDYGAFVQIEDGVEGMVHVSEMSWTRRVRHPNEVLQLDQEVDVMVLSVDGKDEKIALGIKQTQPNPWKQLSERYPIGSTVRGTVRNLTEYGAFVQLDDGIDALLHVSDLSWTKKVTNPAEVLEKGQEVEVQVLNIDPENEKISVGLKQLLDDPWLEVIKDLPMGAHVEVEIAKLVSFGAFARLGNGIEGLIHVSELSSDRVQKPEDVLKIGDKVTAKVINISPVDRKIGLSIREYERDLEQQNMADHGQSSGSSRVVDVDAAMRGAVPASMIQAGRSLEDVAHELMVAVSRVEAARAAERADEKAAAEAEAAESAEEPVSGVTEPPADDAARGGEPGE